A DNA window from Mycobacterium sp. IDR2000157661 contains the following coding sequences:
- a CDS encoding DUF4126 domain-containing protein: MELLTGLGLATAAGLNAYIPLLALGLLSRFTDLVTLPSMWAWLENGWVMTIVGALLLVEIVADKVPALDSVNDTIQTFVRPTAGGIVFGSGAGAQTTAVTDPGAFTQSGQWVPVVIGVVVALVVSLAKSAARPAANVATGGLAAPVLSTAEDATSVGLVVLAILLPALVLVAVLILGWLTYRLLRRRRTRAG, encoded by the coding sequence GTGGAACTGCTGACCGGCCTCGGGCTGGCGACCGCGGCGGGACTCAACGCCTACATCCCGTTGCTGGCGCTGGGTCTGCTGTCGCGGTTCACCGATCTGGTCACGTTGCCCTCGATGTGGGCGTGGCTGGAGAACGGCTGGGTCATGACGATCGTCGGGGCCCTGCTGCTCGTCGAGATCGTCGCCGACAAGGTGCCCGCCCTCGACAGCGTCAACGACACGATCCAGACCTTCGTCCGCCCGACGGCCGGCGGCATAGTGTTCGGGTCGGGCGCCGGGGCGCAGACGACGGCGGTGACCGACCCGGGCGCGTTCACACAGTCGGGCCAGTGGGTACCGGTCGTCATCGGCGTCGTGGTGGCGTTGGTGGTGTCGCTGGCCAAGTCGGCGGCCCGCCCGGCCGCCAACGTCGCCACCGGCGGTCTGGCCGCGCCCGTGCTCAGTACGGCCGAAGATGCCACCAGCGTGGGTCTGGTTGTGCTGGCGATCCTGCTGCCGGCCTTGGTGCTGGTGGCCGTCCTGATACTCGGCTGGTTGACGTACCGTCTGCTGCGCCGCCGCCGGACGCGAGCGGGCTAA
- a CDS encoding HNH endonuclease produces the protein MFDTLAPIDTDADEATLVNGIAELEHFKSVAAAGQARLTAALDQRRRAREAADGVPAAKRGRGLAAEVALARHDSPNRGGRHLGFARALVYEMPHTLAALEAGALSEWRATRIVRESACLTVEDRGKLDAELCADQSELEGKGDKRIAADAKAIAYRLDPQAVVDRAVRAERERTVTIRPAPDTMAYVTVLLPMTQGVSVYAALKRAADTTFDHRGHGQVMADTVFERITGQPADVPVPVAVDLVITDESLLGGDSTPARVPGYGPIPAAVARRLASGAIGDHRSRATLRRLYRHPSSGALVTMESRARRFPKALAKFIALRDDTCRTPYCDAPIRHTDHAAPHAGGGETNELNGVGKCEACNYAKEAAGWQVVTRRREDGAHNSEVTTPTGTRHRSKAPPLPGSPRSPASTLEIAFADNLAWRDAA, from the coding sequence ATGTTCGACACACTGGCGCCGATCGACACTGACGCCGACGAGGCGACGCTGGTGAACGGCATCGCCGAACTCGAGCATTTCAAGTCCGTCGCCGCGGCCGGGCAGGCCAGGCTCACCGCGGCACTCGATCAGAGGCGGCGCGCCCGCGAGGCGGCCGACGGTGTGCCCGCCGCCAAACGGGGCCGCGGTCTTGCCGCCGAAGTCGCCCTGGCCCGCCACGATTCGCCCAACAGAGGCGGTCGTCATCTGGGCTTCGCCCGCGCCCTCGTCTACGAGATGCCCCACACACTGGCGGCCTTGGAAGCCGGAGCGCTCTCCGAATGGCGGGCCACCAGGATCGTGCGCGAGTCGGCCTGCTTGACCGTCGAAGACCGCGGGAAGCTCGACGCTGAACTGTGCGCTGACCAATCCGAACTTGAAGGCAAAGGCGACAAGCGAATCGCTGCGGATGCGAAAGCCATCGCCTATCGACTCGACCCACAAGCAGTTGTCGACCGTGCCGTCCGCGCCGAACGCGAGCGCACCGTGACGATCCGGCCCGCGCCCGACACCATGGCCTACGTGACGGTGCTGCTGCCCATGACGCAGGGCGTGTCGGTCTATGCCGCGCTCAAGCGCGCTGCCGACACGACGTTCGACCACCGGGGGCACGGTCAGGTGATGGCCGACACGGTGTTCGAACGCATTACCGGCCAACCGGCCGACGTTCCGGTACCAGTCGCGGTCGACCTCGTCATCACCGACGAGTCATTGCTCGGCGGCGACTCGACCCCCGCACGGGTGCCCGGTTACGGTCCCATCCCCGCCGCGGTCGCCCGCCGATTGGCCAGCGGAGCGATCGGCGACCATCGCTCCAGGGCCACGCTGCGAAGGCTCTATCGGCACCCGTCGTCCGGCGCGCTGGTCACCATGGAGTCACGGGCTCGACGGTTCCCGAAGGCCCTCGCGAAGTTCATCGCCCTGCGCGACGACACATGCCGCACGCCATACTGCGACGCCCCGATCCGACATACCGACCACGCCGCTCCGCACGCCGGGGGCGGGGAAACCAATGAGCTCAACGGTGTCGGCAAGTGCGAAGCCTGCAACTACGCCAAGGAAGCCGCGGGCTGGCAGGTCGTCACCCGGCGCAGGGAGGACGGCGCCCACAATTCTGAAGTCACCACGCCGACCGGCACCCGCCACCGATCAAAGGCGCCACCCCTGCCCGGCTCGCCACGATCGCCGGCGAGCACTCTCGAGATCGCCTTCGCCGACAACCTGGCCTGGCGCGACGCCGCCTGA
- a CDS encoding ABC transporter permease, with product MTATTERRTGRHEARPVGSPWTATADLLRFAVRRDRIRLGIWIVALTSLMFYTPSALKLAYPDEAQRLARVELLKTPAGMIMGGPMFGRNETDLGAMMANEMMLTLIVATSILAILTVIRHTRAEEESGAAELVMSSVVGRYARTAAALLLVAAVNLTLALSMTLAMASTGFRIADTAAMCLGVTAVAMVFGAVAAVTAQLWRQARAATGAAMATLAVAALVRGVGDVIDHSGSLLSWFSPIAWAQQMRAFVDLTWWPLALLPALTVALVTLAAVLESRRQYDDGTIPSTGEHQKARAINGVLALHLTLQRGQIIGWAVGLFLGGLAFGSMTQSLLDAAPGNEMIQRVIAAQGIDSVHTTMTQFLAAAASAYVVAAVLRVYGDEDKGLGEPVLAGSVSRWRWLWTAVGSAVLASVVLMLCAGLGNGLGAGISLGQPDTVARLTVAGLAYLPALAVMAAVAAVAVALRRPWIGWLMVTFVVAALYLGALLRLPQWLIDLSPVGRTTVPMDYPITAMIVMVVVAAALALVAGALYRRRDVG from the coding sequence ATGACGGCCACCACCGAACGCCGCACCGGCCGGCACGAGGCCCGTCCCGTGGGCTCGCCGTGGACCGCGACAGCGGACCTGCTGCGGTTCGCGGTGCGCCGCGACCGCATTCGGCTCGGCATCTGGATCGTCGCCCTGACGTCGCTGATGTTCTACACGCCAAGCGCGTTGAAACTGGCCTACCCCGACGAGGCACAACGCCTGGCGCGCGTCGAACTGCTCAAGACTCCTGCGGGCATGATCATGGGCGGGCCGATGTTCGGCCGCAACGAAACCGATCTCGGCGCCATGATGGCCAACGAGATGATGCTGACCCTGATCGTCGCCACCTCGATTCTGGCCATCCTGACCGTGATCCGGCACACCCGTGCCGAAGAGGAAAGCGGCGCAGCCGAATTGGTGATGTCCTCGGTCGTCGGTCGCTATGCACGCACCGCGGCCGCGCTCCTGCTCGTGGCCGCGGTGAACCTGACTCTGGCGCTGAGCATGACGTTGGCGATGGCGTCCACCGGCTTCCGGATCGCCGACACCGCGGCGATGTGCCTGGGTGTCACGGCAGTGGCCATGGTCTTCGGCGCCGTCGCCGCCGTCACCGCACAGCTGTGGCGCCAGGCGCGCGCGGCCACCGGCGCCGCGATGGCCACGCTCGCGGTGGCCGCTCTGGTCCGCGGCGTCGGTGACGTCATCGACCACTCCGGCAGTCTGCTGAGCTGGTTCTCCCCGATCGCGTGGGCCCAGCAGATGCGCGCGTTCGTCGACCTGACGTGGTGGCCGCTCGCCCTGCTGCCGGCGCTGACGGTCGCGCTGGTGACACTGGCGGCCGTGCTGGAGAGCAGACGACAGTACGACGACGGGACCATCCCGTCGACCGGCGAGCACCAGAAGGCGCGTGCGATCAACGGCGTACTCGCCCTGCACCTGACACTGCAGCGCGGTCAGATCATCGGCTGGGCCGTCGGATTGTTCCTCGGCGGGTTGGCTTTCGGATCGATGACGCAGTCGCTGCTCGACGCGGCGCCAGGCAACGAGATGATCCAGCGGGTCATCGCCGCACAGGGCATCGACAGCGTCCACACCACCATGACGCAGTTCCTGGCCGCCGCCGCCTCCGCTTATGTGGTGGCCGCTGTGCTTCGGGTGTACGGCGACGAGGACAAGGGCCTTGGCGAGCCGGTGCTGGCGGGGTCGGTATCCCGATGGCGTTGGTTGTGGACCGCGGTCGGGTCGGCGGTGCTGGCTTCGGTGGTGCTGATGCTGTGCGCCGGGCTGGGCAACGGCCTTGGCGCGGGGATCAGCCTGGGCCAGCCGGACACCGTCGCGCGACTCACCGTCGCCGGTCTTGCGTACCTGCCCGCGTTGGCGGTGATGGCGGCCGTCGCCGCGGTCGCCGTCGCACTGCGGCGACCGTGGATCGGATGGCTCATGGTCACGTTCGTGGTCGCCGCGTTGTATCTGGGTGCGCTACTGCGCCTGCCGCAGTGGCTGATCGACCTCTCCCCGGTCGGCCGCACGACGGTGCCGATGGACTACCCGATCACGGCCATGATCGTCATGGTCGTCGTCGCGGCCGCGCTGGCCCTTGTCGCCGGGGCCCTGTACCGCCGTCGCGACGTCGGCTGA
- a CDS encoding ABC transporter ATP-binding protein, whose amino-acid sequence MTAQSTRPQHRAETGGSRPAVEIHGLEKSFGRTKALDGLDLVVAPGEITGFLGPNGAGKSTAIRVLLGLLRADRGSVRLLGGDPWRDAVALHRRIAYVPGDVTLWPNLTGRQAIDFLVRLRGNGVDEARRDELIERFELDPHKKARTYSKGNRQKVAIIAAFATNADLYILDEPTSGLDPLMEMAFQHCVEEVAARGAAVLLSSHILAEVEKVCDNVTIIRAGRTVLSGSLQELRHLMRTTVAVRTRDDASALQRLPEVRDFDGTDGRSRFTVDRADLDATMGRLTNLGIEELTVTPASLEDMFLREYRSAQ is encoded by the coding sequence ATGACGGCTCAGTCGACGAGGCCACAGCATCGGGCTGAAACCGGTGGGAGCCGGCCCGCAGTCGAAATCCACGGTCTGGAGAAGTCTTTCGGGCGAACCAAGGCGCTCGACGGGCTCGACCTGGTGGTCGCGCCCGGTGAGATCACCGGATTTCTCGGACCCAACGGCGCCGGCAAGTCCACGGCCATTCGGGTGCTGCTGGGCTTGTTGCGTGCCGACCGGGGCAGCGTGCGCCTGCTGGGTGGTGATCCGTGGCGCGACGCCGTCGCACTGCACCGCCGGATCGCCTATGTGCCCGGCGACGTGACGTTGTGGCCCAACCTCACTGGCCGCCAGGCCATCGACTTCCTGGTCCGCCTGCGCGGCAACGGAGTGGATGAGGCGCGCCGCGACGAGTTGATCGAGCGATTCGAACTCGACCCACACAAGAAGGCCCGCACGTATTCCAAGGGCAACCGGCAGAAGGTCGCGATCATCGCGGCGTTCGCGACCAACGCCGATCTGTACATCCTCGACGAACCCACGTCCGGGCTGGACCCGTTGATGGAGATGGCGTTTCAGCATTGCGTCGAGGAGGTGGCCGCTCGCGGCGCCGCCGTGCTGCTGTCCAGCCACATCCTCGCCGAGGTCGAGAAGGTCTGCGACAACGTCACGATCATCCGCGCCGGGCGCACGGTGCTGTCCGGGTCGCTGCAGGAGTTGCGGCACCTGATGCGCACCACCGTCGCCGTGCGCACCCGCGACGACGCATCGGCGCTGCAACGGCTGCCTGAGGTTCGCGACTTCGACGGCACCGACGGCCGCTCCCGGTTCACGGTGGACCGCGCGGACCTCGACGCCACCATGGGGCGGTTGACCAACCTGGGCATCGAGGAGCTGACCGTGACACCGGCGTCGCTGGAGGACATGTTCCTGCGCGAGTACCGGAGTGCACAGTGA
- a CDS encoding TetR/AcrR family transcriptional regulator: MRSTASDRTAVARIRDAAIEQWGRHGFAIGLRSIAEAAGVSAALVIHHFGSKEGLRKACDDLVAEQVREAKTESLRTSDPATWLAQMADIESYAPTMAYLVRSMQSGGELAKSFWRQMLDDAEQYMEEGVRTGMLKPSRDPRARARFLAMAGGGGFLLYLQLHDDPTDLRAVLRDYSEDMVLPALEIYTHGLMTDSTMYDAFVEQRAKGIPFSTPHEGDGDDGSVDEATASG, from the coding sequence ATGCGTTCAACGGCGAGCGACCGAACGGCCGTCGCACGCATCCGCGATGCGGCGATCGAGCAGTGGGGCCGCCACGGTTTCGCCATCGGTTTGCGGAGCATCGCGGAGGCCGCAGGCGTGTCGGCCGCGCTCGTCATCCACCACTTCGGCTCGAAGGAAGGTCTGCGCAAGGCGTGCGACGATCTCGTCGCCGAGCAGGTACGCGAGGCGAAGACCGAGTCGTTGCGCACCAGCGATCCCGCCACCTGGCTGGCGCAGATGGCCGACATCGAGTCGTACGCGCCGACGATGGCTTATCTGGTGCGCAGCATGCAGTCCGGTGGCGAGCTCGCGAAGTCGTTCTGGCGGCAGATGTTGGACGACGCCGAGCAGTACATGGAAGAGGGCGTGCGGACCGGGATGCTCAAGCCGAGCCGCGATCCGCGCGCAAGAGCCCGCTTCCTGGCGATGGCGGGCGGTGGCGGCTTCCTGCTCTACCTGCAGCTGCACGACGACCCGACCGATCTGCGTGCCGTACTGCGGGATTACAGCGAGGACATGGTGCTGCCCGCCCTCGAGATCTACACCCATGGGCTGATGACCGATTCGACGATGTACGACGCGTTCGTCGAACAGCGCGCGAAGGGCATTCCGTTCAGCACACCGCATGAAGGAGATGGCGATGACGGCTCAGTCGACGAGGCCACAGCATCGGGCTGA
- a CDS encoding O-methyltransferase: MAGIDDVIGPQSRAESIVGHAEQSISEDSIVAAARERAVDIGAGAVTPAVGALLCVFAKLTGAKAVVEVGTGAGVSGLWLLSGMREDGVLTTIDVEPEHQRIAKQAFTEAGIGPGRTRLISGRAQEVLTRLADESYDLVFIDADPIDQPQFVVEGVRLLRPGGAIVVHRAALGGRAGDAGAKDAEVAAVREAARLIAEDERLTPVLVPLGDGLLAAARD, encoded by the coding sequence ATGGCAGGCATCGACGACGTCATCGGACCGCAAAGCCGGGCCGAGTCGATCGTCGGCCATGCCGAGCAGTCGATCTCCGAGGACTCCATCGTCGCCGCCGCGCGCGAACGCGCCGTCGACATCGGCGCAGGTGCGGTCACCCCCGCCGTGGGCGCGCTGCTGTGTGTGTTCGCCAAGCTGACCGGCGCCAAAGCCGTCGTCGAGGTGGGTACCGGCGCCGGCGTGAGCGGCCTGTGGCTGCTGTCGGGCATGCGCGAGGACGGTGTGCTGACCACGATCGACGTCGAACCCGAACACCAACGCATCGCCAAGCAGGCGTTCACCGAGGCCGGCATCGGCCCGGGCCGCACGCGACTTATCAGTGGGCGCGCTCAGGAGGTGCTGACCCGACTGGCCGACGAGTCCTACGACCTGGTGTTCATCGACGCAGATCCGATCGACCAGCCCCAATTCGTCGTCGAGGGCGTCCGGCTGCTGCGGCCGGGCGGCGCGATCGTCGTGCACCGCGCCGCCCTTGGCGGGCGCGCCGGTGATGCCGGTGCCAAGGACGCCGAGGTCGCGGCGGTGCGCGAGGCGGCGCGACTGATCGCCGAGGACGAGCGCCTGACCCCGGTGCTGGTGCCGTTGGGCGACGGCCTGCTCGCCGCCGCTCGCGACTGA
- the sigE gene encoding RNA polymerase sigma factor SigE — protein sequence MEDGARWHTGNTGEEFRVAASSEPPTRDGGCDQEDPTTTIKTAPGAPVSMSHLEQYTDGTWVEPSDEMTGTAVFDATGDKATMPSWDELVRQHADRVYRLAYRLSGNQHDAEDLTQETFIRVFRSLQNYQPGTFEGWLHRITTNLFLDMVRRRGRIRMEALPEDYDRVPAADPNPEQIFHDSRLGPDLQAALDSLPPEFRAAVVLCDVEGLSYEEIGATLGVKLGTVRSRIHRGRQALRDYLASHGDAEAASRFGDVAKTA from the coding sequence ATGGAAGACGGCGCACGCTGGCACACAGGGAATACCGGCGAGGAGTTCCGCGTTGCGGCAAGCAGTGAGCCGCCGACCCGTGATGGCGGCTGTGACCAGGAGGATCCGACGACCACCATCAAGACGGCCCCCGGTGCGCCGGTGTCGATGTCTCATCTCGAGCAGTACACCGACGGCACGTGGGTCGAGCCTTCCGATGAAATGACCGGCACCGCCGTGTTCGACGCGACGGGCGACAAAGCCACCATGCCGTCGTGGGACGAACTGGTGCGCCAGCATGCCGACCGGGTCTACCGCCTCGCCTACCGCCTCTCGGGCAACCAGCACGATGCCGAGGACCTGACGCAGGAAACCTTCATCCGTGTGTTCCGTTCGCTGCAGAACTACCAGCCCGGAACGTTCGAGGGCTGGCTGCACCGCATCACCACGAACCTGTTCCTCGACATGGTCCGGCGGCGCGGCCGCATCCGCATGGAGGCGCTGCCCGAGGACTACGACCGGGTGCCCGCCGCGGATCCCAATCCCGAGCAGATCTTCCACGACTCGCGGTTGGGTCCGGACCTGCAGGCCGCACTGGACTCGTTGCCGCCGGAGTTCCGCGCCGCGGTCGTGCTGTGCGACGTCGAGGGTCTGTCATACGAGGAGATCGGCGCCACGCTCGGCGTCAAGCTGGGCACCGTGCGCAGTCGTATCCACCGTGGTCGCCAGGCGCTGCGTGACTACCTCGCCAGCCACGGCGACGCGGAAGCGGCGAGCCGTTTCGGCGACGTGGCCAAGACGGCCTGA
- the rseA gene encoding anti-sigma E factor RseA, with translation MVDRGHVFRRAFSWLPAQLAAQSDTPVGPRQFASTEHLSTEAIAAFADGELRMTAHLRAAHHMSLCPQCAAEVEAQCQARAALRDSQPIAVPSSLLGMLSEIPRHAPPEQPVEAQQSEFAVGTQRPRRKRR, from the coding sequence ATGGTTGACCGCGGACATGTGTTCCGCCGGGCCTTCTCCTGGCTGCCCGCCCAACTCGCCGCACAGAGCGACACCCCTGTGGGTCCGCGCCAGTTCGCCTCCACTGAGCATCTGTCCACCGAGGCCATCGCCGCCTTCGCCGACGGCGAGTTGCGGATGACGGCCCATCTGCGCGCCGCCCACCACATGTCGCTGTGTCCGCAGTGCGCCGCGGAGGTCGAAGCCCAGTGCCAGGCCCGTGCCGCGTTGCGGGACTCACAGCCGATCGCCGTACCAAGCTCGCTGCTGGGGATGTTGTCCGAGATCCCGCGCCACGCACCGCCGGAGCAGCCGGTCGAGGCGCAACAGTCCGAGTTTGCTGTCGGCACACAGCGCCCACGGCGTAAGCGCCGGTAG
- the htrA gene encoding serine protease HtrA — protein MTNLDQTGRERLEPRPVSRPPVDPAAQRAFGRPDGVDGSFMGLDKYRDQGEYTPTNQPPDPVLAEAFGRPQGAGDSLQRHPADVGALEAERGASDADAADDPWRNPGAPVALGTPAVQEPPRAPANVNMGKLGVRDVLFGGRVSFVALAVLGIIALVIGIAGGWVGRKTAEVVEAFTTSKVTLNTSDAGPPPEGLVSKVAAAVADSVVTVEATSDQEGSQGSGVVIDGRGYIVTNNHVISEAATNPSQYKMHVVFNDGTEVPANLVGRDPKTDLAVLKVDNVDNLTVAKMGDSDKLRVGDEVIAAGAPLGLRSTVTQGIISALHRPVPLSGDGSDTDTVIDGVQTDASINHGNSGGPLIDMNGNVIGINTAGKSLSESASGLGFAIPVNEVKTVVETLIKDGKIAHPTLGLTARSVSNDIASGAQVANVKAGSPAERAGILENDVVVKVGDRTVADADEFVVAVRQLKIGQDAPIEVVRDGRRVTLTVNPGPDNTV, from the coding sequence GTGACCAATCTGGACCAGACCGGGCGGGAGCGCTTGGAACCGCGGCCCGTTTCACGTCCGCCCGTCGATCCCGCGGCGCAGCGGGCGTTCGGCAGACCCGACGGCGTTGACGGATCGTTCATGGGGTTGGACAAGTACCGCGACCAGGGTGAGTACACGCCGACCAACCAACCGCCCGATCCGGTGCTGGCCGAGGCGTTCGGCAGGCCGCAGGGTGCGGGCGACTCGCTGCAGCGCCACCCCGCCGATGTGGGCGCGCTCGAGGCCGAGCGCGGTGCGTCGGACGCCGACGCGGCCGATGATCCGTGGCGCAACCCGGGCGCGCCGGTCGCCCTCGGCACCCCCGCCGTGCAGGAGCCGCCCCGTGCGCCGGCGAACGTCAACATGGGCAAGCTGGGCGTGCGAGACGTGCTGTTCGGTGGGCGGGTGTCGTTCGTCGCGCTGGCGGTGCTGGGCATCATCGCCTTGGTGATCGGCATCGCCGGCGGCTGGGTCGGGCGCAAGACCGCCGAGGTCGTCGAGGCGTTCACCACGTCGAAGGTCACCCTGAACACCTCGGACGCCGGCCCGCCACCCGAGGGTCTTGTCTCCAAAGTCGCTGCCGCCGTTGCTGATTCCGTGGTCACCGTCGAGGCGACCAGCGATCAGGAGGGCTCGCAGGGCTCCGGCGTGGTCATCGACGGACGCGGCTACATCGTGACCAACAACCACGTGATCTCCGAGGCCGCGACCAATCCGAGCCAGTACAAGATGCACGTCGTCTTCAACGACGGGACGGAGGTGCCCGCCAACCTCGTCGGGCGCGATCCCAAGACGGACCTGGCCGTGCTCAAGGTCGACAATGTCGACAACCTGACCGTCGCGAAGATGGGTGACTCCGACAAGCTGCGGGTCGGTGACGAGGTGATCGCCGCGGGCGCCCCGCTGGGCCTGCGCAGCACCGTCACCCAGGGCATCATCAGCGCGCTGCACCGCCCGGTGCCGCTGTCGGGCGACGGTTCGGACACCGACACGGTCATCGACGGCGTGCAGACCGATGCCTCGATCAACCACGGCAACTCCGGCGGACCGCTGATCGACATGAACGGCAACGTCATCGGCATCAACACCGCCGGCAAGTCGCTGTCCGAGAGCGCCAGTGGGCTCGGCTTCGCGATCCCCGTCAACGAAGTCAAGACAGTGGTCGAGACGCTGATCAAGGACGGCAAGATCGCGCACCCGACGCTGGGCCTGACCGCGCGGTCGGTGAGCAACGACATCGCGTCGGGCGCTCAGGTGGCCAACGTCAAGGCGGGCAGTCCCGCGGAGCGGGCCGGCATCCTGGAGAACGACGTCGTCGTGAAGGTGGGTGACCGGACCGTCGCAGACGCCGATGAGTTCGTGGTGGCCGTGCGCCAGCTCAAGATCGGCCAGGATGCGCCAATCGAGGTCGTACGCGATGGCCGTCGGGTGACCCTGACCGTGAATCCCGGTCCCGACAACACCGTCTAG
- the tatB gene encoding Sec-independent protein translocase protein TatB produces the protein MFANLGWGEMLVLVIAGLVILGPERLPGAIRWTSGALRQARDYISGATSQLREDLGPEFDDLREPLGELNKLRGMTPRAALTKHLLDGDDSVFTGKFDKPVSSPAPTAQVPPAQPTPQPAPATPATTPFDTDAT, from the coding sequence ATGTTCGCCAACCTCGGCTGGGGCGAGATGCTCGTCCTGGTGATCGCCGGTCTGGTGATCCTCGGGCCCGAACGATTGCCCGGTGCGATCCGGTGGACGTCGGGTGCCCTGCGTCAGGCGCGCGACTACATCAGCGGAGCGACGAGTCAGCTGCGCGAGGATCTGGGTCCGGAGTTCGACGACCTGCGCGAGCCGCTGGGCGAGTTGAACAAGCTGCGCGGGATGACGCCGCGCGCCGCGCTGACGAAGCATCTGCTCGACGGGGACGACTCGGTGTTCACCGGAAAGTTCGACAAGCCGGTCAGCTCACCGGCCCCCACCGCGCAGGTCCCGCCGGCTCAGCCGACACCTCAGCCCGCCCCCGCCACGCCCGCGACCACACCGTTCGACACCGACGCGACCTGA
- a CDS encoding glycoside hydrolase: MSSSPSTNGRGRVLALVGSIVISAALFYAQTAEPPAEAPSADAPAQQAMPPGPPPPGAPPPAELLAASAPVANPALPFELPAGVAPEDGLQVNTIRAARAISVMFPEVKTIGGFRQDPLPWHPNGLAIDVMIPNHGTEEGIKLGNQIAGYALANARRWGVIHVIWRQGFYPGVGAPSWTADYGNETANHFDHIHIATNGGGLPTGDEKYFI, translated from the coding sequence GTGAGCAGTTCACCGTCGACGAATGGCCGGGGCCGGGTGTTGGCTCTGGTCGGCTCGATCGTGATCTCCGCAGCGCTGTTCTACGCGCAGACCGCCGAACCACCCGCCGAGGCGCCCTCTGCCGACGCGCCCGCGCAGCAAGCTATGCCGCCGGGCCCGCCGCCTCCCGGCGCTCCACCGCCCGCCGAGTTGCTGGCGGCCAGCGCACCGGTCGCCAACCCGGCGCTGCCCTTCGAGTTGCCCGCCGGGGTCGCTCCCGAGGACGGACTGCAGGTCAACACCATCCGGGCGGCCCGCGCGATCAGCGTGATGTTCCCCGAGGTCAAGACCATCGGCGGCTTCCGTCAGGACCCCCTGCCCTGGCATCCCAACGGCCTGGCGATCGACGTGATGATCCCCAACCACGGCACCGAGGAAGGCATCAAGCTGGGCAACCAGATCGCCGGGTACGCACTGGCGAACGCCAGGCGGTGGGGCGTCATCCACGTGATCTGGCGGCAGGGCTTCTATCCCGGCGTCGGTGCGCCGAGCTGGACCGCGGACTACGGCAACGAGACTGCCAACCATTTCGACCACATCCACATCGCCACCAACGGCGGCGGCTTGCCGACCGGCGACGAGAAGTACTTCATCTGA
- a CDS encoding Mrp/NBP35 family ATP-binding protein, translating into MSDSSERQAAIRAALAKVIDPELRRPITELGMVKNVTIGDDGQEGSVHVEIYLTTDACPKKTEITDRVRHAVADVPGTGAVRVTLDVMSDEQRAELRQQLRGDSREPVIPFAQPGSLTRVYAVASGKGGVGKSSITVNLAAAMAARGLSVGLLDADIYGHSVPRMMGTTDRPVQVDSMIVPPVAHEVRVISIAMFTQGNTPVVWRGPMLHRALQQFLADVYWGDLDVLLLDLPPGTGDVAISVAQLIPGAEILVVTTPQLAAAEVAERAGAIALQTRQRIVGVVENMSGLLLPDGTTMQIFGAGGGEQVAERLSRAVGADVPLLGQVPLDPALVTAGDSGVPLVLSAPDSAAGKELRSVADSLSSRRRGLAGMSLGLDPAGR; encoded by the coding sequence ATGTCTGATTCCTCCGAGCGCCAAGCCGCCATCCGGGCCGCGCTGGCCAAGGTGATCGACCCCGAACTGCGCCGGCCGATCACCGAGCTGGGCATGGTCAAGAACGTCACCATCGGCGACGACGGCCAAGAAGGTTCCGTGCACGTCGAGATCTACCTGACCACGGACGCTTGTCCGAAGAAGACCGAGATCACCGACCGCGTCCGTCATGCGGTCGCCGACGTGCCCGGCACCGGTGCGGTACGGGTCACGCTGGACGTGATGAGCGACGAGCAGCGCGCCGAACTGCGCCAGCAGCTGCGCGGCGACTCCCGCGAGCCCGTCATACCGTTCGCCCAGCCCGGGTCGCTGACCCGCGTTTACGCCGTCGCATCGGGTAAGGGCGGGGTCGGGAAATCGAGCATCACGGTCAATCTCGCGGCCGCCATGGCAGCCCGGGGGTTGTCGGTCGGCCTGCTGGACGCCGATATCTACGGCCACTCGGTGCCGCGGATGATGGGCACCACCGACCGGCCCGTCCAGGTCGACTCGATGATCGTCCCGCCCGTCGCACACGAGGTGCGGGTCATCTCGATCGCGATGTTCACCCAGGGCAACACGCCGGTGGTGTGGCGCGGTCCGATGCTGCACCGCGCCCTGCAACAGTTCCTGGCCGACGTCTACTGGGGCGACCTCGACGTGCTGCTGCTCGACCTGCCGCCCGGCACCGGCGACGTCGCGATCTCGGTGGCCCAGTTGATCCCCGGTGCGGAGATCCTGGTCGTCACCACCCCGCAATTGGCGGCCGCCGAGGTGGCCGAGCGTGCGGGCGCCATCGCCCTGCAGACCCGCCAGCGGATCGTCGGCGTGGTCGAGAACATGTCGGGCCTGCTGCTTCCCGACGGCACGACGATGCAGATCTTCGGTGCGGGCGGCGGCGAACAGGTAGCCGAGCGGCTGTCCCGCGCCGTCGGCGCCGACGTGCCGCTACTCGGGCAGGTGCCCCTGGACCCGGCACTGGTGACGGCCGGCGACTCGGGTGTTCCACTGGTGCTCTCCGCGCCGGACTCGGCCGCCGGCAAAGAACTCCGCAGCGTAGCCGACTCGTTGTCCAGCCGCAGGCGCGGCCTCGCGGGCATGTCGCTGGGCCTCGATCCGGCCGGCCGTTGA